From a region of the Candidatus Pantoea bituminis genome:
- a CDS encoding porin, translated as MKMHKFSLSAVAALMTFLPFASQAEITILKQDVQAGDPLSRLNFAVGGSIRAQVNHQTGVNDSSYKRDGFDGGTRFRFGADYYLFDDVSWVSYYELGVNIPKLFDWDDHYADGANNTTRRQLYTGLKSKTWGQLTFGQQNSVYYDVVGAKTDIWDYDMLAQAPGNGISGDYDGSYRSRKQLKYKNTFGALDVYASYLFNDNEYLPGNSLRYKRKGGGSLGVDYHITDDLTWGTAWNYTHATMRNAETGDSKDYDQNIFGTALSWTPGNWTFSAGGGWYENFIPTKQSNVNNYFADDAWGIEYFAGYKIPVKQYGLKAVQPYVMGDRLEYVNGRDYQRIDNGLGVTLFLDYGFRVDYEHVFTSSTDNLGDMNLVRLRYDF; from the coding sequence ATGAAAATGCATAAATTTTCACTGAGTGCAGTGGCTGCACTGATGACCTTTTTACCGTTTGCCAGCCAGGCAGAAATCACGATTCTGAAACAAGATGTACAGGCAGGCGATCCGCTGAGCCGCCTGAATTTTGCCGTGGGCGGCAGCATCCGTGCTCAGGTCAATCACCAGACTGGCGTTAACGACTCATCTTACAAACGCGACGGCTTCGATGGCGGTACGCGCTTCCGTTTTGGTGCAGATTATTACCTGTTCGATGATGTGAGCTGGGTCAGTTATTACGAGCTGGGTGTGAACATTCCTAAGCTGTTTGACTGGGACGATCACTACGCTGACGGTGCAAACAACACCACTCGCCGCCAGCTCTATACCGGCCTGAAAAGCAAAACGTGGGGCCAGTTGACCTTTGGTCAGCAAAACAGCGTTTATTACGATGTGGTTGGCGCTAAAACTGACATCTGGGATTACGATATGCTCGCTCAGGCGCCAGGCAACGGCATTAGCGGCGACTATGACGGCTCTTACCGTTCCCGCAAGCAGTTGAAGTATAAAAACACCTTCGGCGCGCTCGATGTTTATGCTTCTTATCTGTTTAATGATAACGAGTATTTACCGGGCAACAGCCTGCGCTACAAGCGTAAAGGCGGCGGTTCGTTGGGTGTTGATTACCACATCACTGACGATCTGACTTGGGGCACCGCGTGGAACTACACGCATGCAACGATGCGTAACGCAGAGACGGGCGACAGCAAAGATTACGACCAGAATATCTTCGGTACCGCGTTGAGCTGGACGCCAGGTAACTGGACATTCTCTGCCGGCGGCGGCTGGTACGAAAACTTCATCCCGACCAAGCAAAGTAATGTGAACAACTATTTTGCTGATGATGCGTGGGGCATCGAATACTTTGCCGGTTACAAGATCCCGGTTAAGCAATATGGCTTAAAAGCTGTGCAGCCGTACGTGATGGGCGATCGTCTCGAGTACGTGAATGGTCGTGACTATCAGCGTATCGATAATGGCCTGGGCGTAACGCTGTTCCTCGACTACGGCTTCCGTGTTGACTACGAACACGTATTTACCTCAAGCACGGACAATCTGGGTGATATGAACCTGGTGCGTTTACGCTACGATTTCTAA
- the ispH gene encoding 4-hydroxy-3-methylbut-2-enyl diphosphate reductase has product MQILLANPRGFCAGVDRAISIVERALEMYGAPIYVRHEVVHNRYVVNSLRERGAIFIEEISEVPDNAILIFSAHGVSQAVRAEAKARNLTMLFDATCPLVTKVHMEVARASRKGVEAILIGHAGHPEVEGTMGQYSNPNGGMYLVESPEDVFKLSVKDESNLSFMTQTTLSVDDTSDIIDALRQRFPAIIGPRKDDICYATTNRQEAVRTLARDAAVVLVVGSKNSSNSNRLAELAQRAGKLAKLIDSADDIQEEWVKGVDCIGVTAGASAPDILVQQVIQRLRELGGEAAIELIGREENIVFEVPKELRVDVRNVQ; this is encoded by the coding sequence ATGCAAATTCTGTTGGCTAATCCGCGCGGCTTCTGCGCTGGGGTTGATCGGGCAATCAGTATTGTTGAGCGTGCATTAGAAATGTACGGGGCGCCAATCTATGTACGCCACGAAGTGGTACATAACCGCTACGTGGTTAATAGCTTGCGCGAGCGCGGCGCGATCTTCATTGAAGAAATCAGCGAAGTGCCTGATAACGCTATTCTGATTTTTTCAGCGCACGGCGTTTCACAAGCTGTTCGCGCTGAAGCGAAAGCACGTAACCTGACCATGCTGTTTGACGCGACCTGCCCATTGGTCACCAAAGTGCATATGGAAGTGGCACGTGCCAGCCGTAAAGGCGTAGAAGCGATTCTGATTGGACATGCAGGCCATCCTGAAGTTGAAGGCACCATGGGCCAATACAGTAATCCCAATGGCGGCATGTATCTGGTCGAGTCGCCAGAAGACGTGTTCAAATTGTCAGTCAAAGATGAAAGCAATTTGAGCTTTATGACGCAAACCACGCTGTCAGTGGATGATACGTCTGACATCATTGATGCGCTGCGCCAACGCTTCCCCGCGATCATCGGCCCACGTAAAGATGATATCTGCTACGCCACTACTAATCGTCAGGAAGCGGTGCGCACGTTGGCTCGCGATGCTGCTGTGGTGTTAGTGGTGGGATCGAAAAACTCCTCTAACTCGAATCGTCTCGCAGAACTGGCGCAACGCGCAGGAAAGTTAGCGAAACTGATCGACTCCGCTGATGATATTCAGGAAGAGTGGGTTAAAGGCGTTGACTGCATTGGCGTGACGGCGGGTGCATCGGCACCCGATATTCTGGTACAGCAAGTTATTCAGCGCCTGCGTGAGCTGGGCGGGGAAGCGGCGATCGAGTTGATTGGCCGTGAAGAGAATATCGTGTTTGAAGTGCCAAAAGAGCTGCGTGTTGATGTAAGAAACGTTCAGTAA
- a CDS encoding DUF805 domain-containing protein has protein sequence MNEYLSALKQYGVIQSRCRRKTYWLFVLVNILVSVVLTVLDTVLGFNIWHDEGLLSTLYSLAILIPSITVSVRRLHDLDRSGWWLLLILLPFIGTLLLLIYFCFKGSEGPNRFGDDPLRAPAHS, from the coding sequence GTGAATGAATATCTCTCTGCGTTAAAGCAGTATGGCGTAATACAGAGTCGCTGCCGCCGTAAAACTTACTGGCTGTTTGTGTTAGTGAACATTCTCGTTTCAGTGGTTTTAACCGTGCTTGATACAGTTTTAGGCTTCAATATTTGGCACGATGAAGGATTACTCTCAACGCTTTACTCTTTGGCAATATTGATTCCTTCCATCACGGTTTCAGTTCGCCGCCTTCACGATCTTGACCGATCCGGCTGGTGGTTGCTGCTGATACTTTTACCTTTCATCGGTACGCTGTTACTGCTGATTTACTTCTGCTTCAAAGGCAGCGAAGGGCCAAATCGCTTTGGCGACGATCCGTTGCGCGCCCCAGCTCATTCTTAA
- the dapB gene encoding 4-hydroxy-tetrahydrodipicolinate reductase — MKNIRIAIVGAPGRMGRNLIQATQQAEDVELGAALARSGSSLIGSDAGELAGVGKTGVLITDDLLSVIDDFDVLIDFTRPEATLAYMAICREHKKAMVIGTTGFDEAGKAAIRTAAEEIGIVFAANFSVGVNLVLKLLEKAAKVMGDYADIEIVEAHHRHKVDAPSGTALAMGEAIADAMSWNLDEHAVYAREGHTGERKPQTIGFATVRAGDIVGEHTAMFADIGERVEITHKASSRMTFANGAVKAAFWLKGNKCGLYDMRDVLDLSML, encoded by the coding sequence ATGAAAAATATCCGCATTGCCATCGTCGGCGCGCCGGGTCGTATGGGGCGTAACCTGATTCAGGCAACTCAGCAGGCGGAAGACGTTGAACTGGGTGCTGCACTGGCCCGCTCGGGGTCATCTTTGATTGGCAGCGACGCTGGAGAATTAGCTGGCGTAGGTAAAACAGGGGTGCTTATCACCGACGATCTTCTTAGTGTCATCGATGATTTTGACGTACTGATCGACTTTACCCGCCCAGAAGCAACGCTGGCTTATATGGCAATTTGTCGTGAGCATAAAAAGGCGATGGTGATTGGTACTACCGGTTTCGACGAAGCGGGCAAAGCGGCAATCCGCACTGCCGCAGAAGAGATTGGGATCGTGTTCGCAGCCAATTTCAGCGTTGGCGTCAACCTGGTGTTAAAGCTGCTTGAAAAAGCAGCGAAGGTCATGGGCGATTATGCGGATATCGAAATTGTGGAAGCGCACCATCGTCACAAAGTTGATGCGCCTTCTGGAACAGCGTTAGCGATGGGCGAAGCCATTGCTGATGCGATGAGCTGGAATCTGGATGAACATGCCGTGTATGCGCGTGAAGGCCATACCGGCGAACGCAAACCGCAAACCATTGGTTTCGCCACGGTGCGGGCAGGCGATATTGTCGGTGAGCATACGGCAATGTTTGCGGATATTGGCGAGCGTGTAGAGATAACGCACAAGGCTTCAAGCCGTATGACCTTTGCAAATGGCGCTGTTAAAGCGGCATTTTGGTTGAAGGGCAATAAATGTGGCCTTTATGACATGCGTGATGTGCTGGATTTGTCGATGTTGTGA
- the nhaR gene encoding transcriptional activator NhaR produces MPHLNYNHLYYFWHVCREGSIVGASEALFLTPQTITGQIKALEERLQGKLFRRQGRGLVPTELGQLVFRYADRMFMLSHEMLDIVNYRKESHLLFDVGVADALSKQLVSKILEAAVVSGEKIHLRCFESTHEMLLEQLSQHKLDMIVSDCSIDSTQQEGLFSVKLGECPLSFWCTQPLPELPFPACLETRQLLIPGRRSMPGRKILNWIHSQGLQVEILGEFDDAALMKSFGTQQNAIFVAPSLYGQDIYQSDGMYELGRLDSVMEEYHVIFAERMIQHPAVQRICHRDFSELFAPRSADEKNRLSAGSFNKAINKRRLSQFVDLSR; encoded by the coding sequence ATGCCGCACCTCAATTACAACCACCTTTATTATTTCTGGCATGTGTGCCGCGAAGGTTCAATCGTTGGTGCGTCAGAAGCACTCTTTCTGACACCGCAAACCATAACTGGTCAAATCAAGGCGCTCGAAGAGCGCCTGCAAGGCAAACTGTTCCGGCGGCAGGGAAGGGGATTAGTGCCGACTGAACTGGGGCAACTGGTTTTCCGCTATGCCGATCGCATGTTTATGCTGAGTCATGAAATGCTGGATATTGTTAATTACCGCAAAGAATCGCATCTGTTGTTTGATGTCGGGGTTGCGGATGCGTTGTCTAAACAGCTCGTCAGTAAAATATTAGAAGCGGCGGTGGTATCGGGTGAAAAGATTCATCTGCGCTGTTTTGAATCGACCCATGAAATGCTACTGGAGCAACTCAGCCAGCATAAGTTGGATATGATTGTGTCGGATTGCTCGATTGATTCCACGCAGCAGGAAGGGCTGTTTTCGGTGAAGCTGGGCGAATGTCCGTTGAGCTTTTGGTGTACACAGCCGCTGCCAGAATTACCGTTCCCTGCGTGTCTGGAGACGCGTCAATTACTCATTCCAGGACGACGTTCAATGCCGGGCCGCAAGATTCTTAACTGGATTCATAGTCAGGGATTGCAGGTTGAAATTTTAGGCGAGTTTGATGATGCAGCACTGATGAAATCTTTCGGTACGCAGCAAAATGCCATTTTTGTTGCCCCGAGTCTGTACGGGCAAGATATCTATCAAAGCGATGGAATGTATGAGCTAGGGAGACTGGATTCAGTGATGGAGGAGTATCACGTTATTTTTGCCGAGCGGATGATTCAGCATCCGGCAGTGCAGCGTATCTGCCATCGCGATTTTAGTGAACTGTTTGCGCCACGATCAGCAGACGAAAAAAACCGGCTTAGCGCCGGTTCTTTCAACAAAGCGATTAACAAAAGGCGATTAAGCCAGTTTGTTGATCTGAGCCGTTAA
- the ribF gene encoding bifunctional riboflavin kinase/FAD synthetase: protein MKFIRGIHNIKEQHRGCVLTIGNFDGVHRGHQALMSQLREEGRKRNLPVMVMLFEPQPLELFAGEKAPARLTRLREKLKYLAEAGIDEVVCVRFDRRFAALSAQSFIAELLVEKLNVKFLAVGDDFRFGAGRLGDFLLLQKAGAEYGFDVVSTQTFCDGGKRISSTAVRQALADDDFALAQSLLGHPFSISGRVVHGDALGRTLGFPTANLPLRRAVSPVKGVFAVEVHGLTPQPLPGVANIGTRPTVKGLRQQLEVHLLDINMNLYGQHIDVVLKKKLRNEQRFASLEALKEQIAKDVVTARQFFGL from the coding sequence ATGAAGTTTATCCGCGGCATTCATAACATTAAAGAGCAGCATCGCGGCTGCGTTCTGACCATTGGTAATTTTGATGGCGTGCACCGCGGTCATCAGGCGCTGATGTCCCAGCTTCGCGAAGAGGGACGTAAACGTAATCTGCCGGTAATGGTGATGCTGTTTGAGCCACAGCCGCTGGAGCTGTTTGCTGGCGAAAAAGCCCCGGCCCGTTTAACGCGTCTGCGCGAAAAGCTGAAGTATCTGGCTGAAGCCGGTATTGATGAAGTGGTCTGCGTACGTTTTGATCGCCGCTTTGCGGCATTATCAGCCCAGAGTTTTATTGCTGAACTGCTGGTCGAAAAGCTCAATGTGAAGTTTCTCGCGGTCGGCGATGATTTCCGTTTTGGCGCTGGTCGTCTGGGTGATTTCCTGTTATTACAGAAAGCGGGTGCTGAATATGGCTTTGATGTAGTCAGCACGCAGACCTTTTGTGACGGCGGCAAGCGTATTAGCAGCACCGCTGTGCGTCAGGCGCTGGCCGATGATGATTTTGCGCTGGCGCAGTCATTGTTAGGCCATCCTTTCAGTATTTCAGGCCGCGTAGTGCACGGTGATGCACTGGGACGCACCCTTGGTTTTCCCACCGCGAACCTTCCTTTACGCCGCGCTGTCTCGCCGGTGAAAGGCGTTTTTGCGGTTGAGGTGCACGGCTTGACGCCGCAGCCGCTGCCGGGTGTGGCCAATATTGGTACGCGCCCAACGGTAAAAGGTTTGCGCCAGCAGCTTGAAGTTCACCTGCTTGACATCAATATGAATCTATATGGTCAGCACATTGATGTTGTGCTGAAGAAAAAATTACGAAACGAGCAGCGCTTTGCCTCACTGGAGGCGTTGAAAGAACAAATTGCGAAAGATGTGGTAACGGCCCGGCAGTTCTTTGGGCTTTAA
- the fkpB gene encoding FKBP-type peptidyl-prolyl cis-trans isomerase, with translation MTESVQRESAVLVHFTLKLEDGSTAESTRANGKPALFRLGDSSLSAALEQALLGSKVGEKRNFTLAPEDAFGSISPDLIQYFSRRDFIDAGEPEVGAIMLFSGMGGSEMPGVIREVSGDSITVDFNHPLAGHRVQFDVEVLEIDPVLEANDANSVG, from the coding sequence ATGACTGAGTCTGTACAGCGCGAAAGCGCGGTGTTGGTGCATTTTACGCTGAAGCTGGAAGATGGCTCCACGGCGGAATCGACCCGTGCAAACGGCAAACCAGCGCTGTTTCGTCTGGGCGATAGCAGCCTTTCCGCTGCGCTGGAACAGGCGTTGCTGGGATCAAAAGTGGGCGAGAAGCGCAACTTCACGTTGGCGCCTGAAGACGCATTTGGCAGCATCAGTCCCGATCTCATCCAGTATTTCTCGCGTCGCGATTTTATCGACGCAGGTGAACCTGAAGTCGGCGCTATCATGCTGTTTAGCGGCATGGGCGGAAGCGAAATGCCAGGCGTGATACGTGAGGTTTCCGGCGATTCTATCACCGTTGATTTCAACCATCCGCTGGCAGGCCATCGCGTTCAGTTTGATGTAGAAGTGCTGGAGATTGATCCGGTACTGGAGGCGAACGATGCAAATTCTGTTGGCTAA
- the carB gene encoding carbamoyl-phosphate synthase large subunit: MPKRTDIKSILILGAGPIVIGQACEFDYSGAQACKALREEGYRVILVNSNPATIMTDPEMADATYIEPIHWEVVRKIIEKERPDAVLPTMGGQTALNCALELERHGVLEEFGVTMIGATADAIDKAEDRRRFDVAMKSIGLETARSGIAHNMEEALAVAADVGFPCIIRPSFTMGGTGGGIAYNREEFEEICERGLDLSPTNELLIDESLIGWKEYEMEVVRDKNDNCIIVCSIENFDAMGIHTGDSITVAPAQTLTDKEYQIMRNASMAVLREIGVETGGSNVQFSVNPKNGRLIIIEMNPRVSRSSALASKATGFPIAKVAAKLAVGYTLDELMNDITGGLTPASFEPSIDYVVTKIPRFNFEKFAGANDRLTTQMKSVGEVMAIGRTFQESMQKALRGLEVGVNGFDPKVSLDDTEALTRIRRELKDAGSDRIWYIADAFRAGMSVDGVFNLTNVDRWFLVQIEELVRLEEQVAREGVNSLDETFLRALKRKGFADARLATLAGVAESEIRKLREQFNLHPVYKRVDTCAAEFSTDTAYMYSTYEEECEANPNQDREKIMVLGGGPNRIGQGIEFDYCCVHASLALREDGYETIMVNCNPETVSTDYDTSDRLYFEPVTLEDVLEIVRIEKPKGVIVQYGGQTPLKLARALEAAGVPVIGTSPDAIDRAEDRERFQQAVERLNLKQPANATVATLEQAVEKAAGIGYPLVVRPSYVLGGRAMEIVYDEADLKRYFQTAVSVSNDAPVLLDRFLDDAVEVDVDAICDGERVFIGGIMEHIEQAGVHSGDSACSLPAYTLNQEIQNVMRQQVEKLAFELKVRGLMNVQFAVKDNEVYLIEVNPRAARTVPFVSKATGVPLAKVAARVMAGKTLAEQGVTKEVIPPYYSVKEVVLPFNKFQGVDPILGPEMRSTGEVMGVGRTFAEAFSKAMLGAQSNMKKTGRALLSVREGDKKRIVDLAAKLQKFGFELDATHGTAVVLGEAGINPRLVNKVHEGRPHIQDRLKNGEYTYIVNTTEGRQAIEDSKLIRRSALQYKVHYDTTLNGGFATAMSLNADPTEQVISVQEMHAQIK; the protein is encoded by the coding sequence ATGCCAAAACGTACAGACATAAAATCCATCCTGATTCTTGGCGCCGGTCCTATTGTGATTGGCCAGGCCTGCGAATTTGACTATTCCGGTGCGCAGGCGTGTAAAGCGCTGCGCGAAGAGGGTTACCGCGTCATTCTGGTGAACTCCAACCCGGCCACCATCATGACTGACCCGGAAATGGCTGATGCGACTTACATTGAGCCGATTCATTGGGAAGTGGTGCGCAAAATCATTGAAAAAGAGCGCCCGGATGCCGTGCTGCCCACCATGGGTGGTCAGACAGCGCTGAATTGCGCGCTTGAACTGGAGCGTCATGGCGTGCTGGAAGAGTTCGGTGTCACCATGATTGGTGCGACCGCCGACGCCATCGATAAAGCTGAAGACCGTCGTCGTTTTGACGTGGCGATGAAGAGTATTGGACTGGAAACCGCGCGTTCCGGCATCGCTCACAATATGGAAGAAGCGTTGGCAGTGGCTGCCGATGTCGGCTTCCCTTGCATTATTCGTCCTTCCTTTACCATGGGCGGCACCGGTGGCGGTATCGCTTACAATCGTGAAGAGTTCGAAGAAATTTGCGAACGCGGTCTCGATCTTTCACCCACCAATGAGCTGTTGATTGATGAATCGCTGATTGGTTGGAAAGAGTACGAGATGGAAGTGGTGCGTGATAAAAACGACAACTGCATCATCGTCTGCTCCATCGAAAACTTCGATGCAATGGGCATTCACACCGGTGATTCCATCACCGTCGCACCTGCCCAGACGCTGACCGATAAAGAATATCAAATCATGCGTAACGCCTCGATGGCGGTACTGCGTGAGATTGGCGTAGAAACCGGTGGCTCGAATGTACAGTTCTCGGTAAACCCGAAGAATGGCCGTTTAATCATCATCGAAATGAACCCGCGCGTGTCACGTTCATCGGCGCTGGCGTCGAAAGCTACCGGCTTCCCGATTGCGAAAGTTGCCGCCAAACTGGCTGTGGGTTACACCCTTGATGAACTGATGAATGACATCACCGGTGGCTTAACACCTGCGTCATTCGAACCTTCTATCGACTACGTTGTGACCAAAATTCCTCGCTTCAATTTCGAGAAATTTGCCGGGGCTAACGATCGCCTGACCACGCAGATGAAATCGGTCGGTGAAGTGATGGCAATTGGCCGTACTTTCCAGGAATCAATGCAGAAAGCGCTGCGTGGTTTGGAAGTCGGTGTTAACGGTTTCGACCCAAAAGTCAGCCTTGATGATACAGAAGCGTTAACCCGCATCCGTCGTGAATTAAAAGACGCCGGTTCAGATCGTATCTGGTACATCGCTGATGCATTCCGTGCAGGTATGTCAGTGGATGGCGTTTTCAACCTGACCAATGTTGACCGCTGGTTCCTGGTGCAGATTGAAGAGTTAGTCCGTCTGGAAGAGCAGGTTGCACGCGAAGGGGTAAACAGTCTTGATGAAACGTTCCTGCGTGCTCTGAAGCGTAAAGGCTTTGCCGATGCACGTCTGGCGACGTTAGCGGGCGTGGCAGAAAGCGAAATCCGTAAACTGCGTGAGCAGTTCAACTTACATCCGGTTTACAAGCGCGTTGATACCTGCGCCGCAGAATTCTCAACTGATACCGCTTATATGTACTCAACTTACGAGGAAGAGTGCGAAGCCAATCCAAACCAGGATCGTGAGAAAATCATGGTGCTGGGCGGTGGTCCAAACCGTATCGGTCAAGGTATTGAGTTCGACTACTGCTGCGTCCACGCCTCTTTAGCGCTGCGTGAAGATGGTTACGAAACCATCATGGTGAACTGTAACCCTGAAACCGTATCAACGGATTATGACACCTCAGACCGCTTGTACTTCGAGCCGGTCACGCTGGAAGACGTACTGGAAATTGTTCGCATTGAGAAGCCAAAAGGCGTAATCGTGCAATATGGTGGTCAAACTCCACTGAAACTGGCGCGTGCGCTGGAAGCGGCTGGCGTACCGGTAATTGGTACCAGTCCAGACGCCATTGACCGCGCAGAAGACCGCGAACGTTTCCAGCAAGCAGTAGAACGTTTGAACCTGAAGCAACCGGCTAACGCCACCGTGGCAACGCTGGAGCAGGCTGTCGAGAAAGCAGCTGGCATCGGTTATCCGCTGGTCGTCCGTCCATCCTATGTTTTGGGTGGTCGCGCAATGGAAATCGTCTATGACGAAGCTGACCTGAAGCGTTATTTCCAGACGGCGGTATCGGTCTCTAACGACGCGCCTGTGTTGCTGGATCGCTTCCTTGATGATGCGGTAGAAGTTGACGTTGATGCGATTTGCGACGGCGAACGCGTGTTCATTGGCGGCATCATGGAGCACATCGAGCAGGCGGGCGTTCACTCTGGAGACTCCGCGTGCTCACTGCCAGCCTATACGCTGAATCAAGAGATTCAAAACGTGATGCGTCAGCAGGTCGAAAAGCTGGCCTTTGAACTGAAAGTACGTGGTTTGATGAACGTCCAGTTTGCCGTGAAAGACAACGAAGTCTATCTGATTGAAGTGAACCCACGTGCCGCACGTACTGTACCGTTCGTGTCAAAAGCGACTGGCGTACCGCTGGCGAAAGTGGCTGCTCGCGTGATGGCAGGCAAAACGCTGGCTGAGCAGGGCGTCACCAAAGAAGTGATTCCACCGTACTATTCGGTGAAAGAAGTGGTGTTGCCGTTCAACAAGTTCCAGGGCGTTGACCCGATTCTCGGTCCAGAAATGCGCTCAACCGGTGAAGTCATGGGTGTGGGCCGTACTTTTGCTGAAGCTTTCTCTAAAGCGATGCTGGGTGCGCAGAGCAACATGAAGAAAACCGGTCGTGCACTACTGTCGGTGCGTGAAGGCGATAAAAAACGTATCGTCGACCTGGCCGCGAAGCTGCAGAAGTTTGGTTTTGAATTGGATGCAACTCACGGCACTGCCGTGGTGTTGGGTGAAGCGGGTATCAATCCACGTCTGGTAAACAAGGTGCATGAAGGTCGTCCGCACATTCAGGATCGTTTAAAGAATGGCGAATACACCTACATCGTGAATACCACGGAAGGTCGTCAGGCGATTGAAGATTCCAAGTTAATCCGCCGCAGTGCACTGCAGTACAAAGTGCATTACGACACTACGCTGAACGGTGGTTTTGCTACCGCAATGTCGTTGAATGCCGATCCGACTGAGCAAGTGATTTCCGTGCAGGAAATGCACGCGCAAATTAAATAA
- the nhaA gene encoding Na+/H+ antiporter NhaA: MNIQLKKFLHSDATGGVVLIIAAALAMVLANNSGTQQSYLNFLAIPVEFRFGELDISKNLLLWINDALMALFFLMVGLEVKRELVMGALAKREQAIFPLIAALGGMVAPAILFLLFNGADPATHSGWAIPTATDIAFALGILALLGSRVPPALKIFLMALAIIDDLGAIVIIALFYTSDLSLVSLSVAAAAIVVLGLMNLMNVRNTGLYLIVGIVLWTAVLKSGVHATLAGVVVGFLIPLAKKDGHSPAIHLEHALHPWVRWLILPLFAFANAGVSLDGVSFGHLFSLLPLGIVAGLLIGKPLGITLFCWLAVKTGLAKLPEKTDLKDIAAVGVLCGIGFTMSIFIASLAYGDHNAELITLAKLGILMGSILSAVLGYLILWRRLANRAA, translated from the coding sequence ATGAACATTCAACTTAAAAAATTTCTCCATAGTGACGCAACGGGTGGCGTCGTACTGATCATCGCTGCGGCGTTGGCGATGGTTTTAGCAAATAACAGCGGTACGCAGCAAAGCTATCTCAACTTCCTCGCTATTCCGGTGGAGTTCCGTTTCGGCGAGCTCGATATCAGCAAAAATTTACTGTTATGGATTAACGATGCGCTGATGGCACTGTTTTTCCTGATGGTTGGACTGGAAGTGAAGCGCGAATTAGTGATGGGCGCGCTAGCTAAACGTGAACAAGCCATTTTTCCGCTGATTGCAGCCCTGGGCGGCATGGTCGCACCAGCAATATTGTTTTTGCTTTTCAATGGCGCAGATCCAGCCACACACAGCGGCTGGGCCATTCCTACCGCAACGGATATCGCTTTTGCTTTGGGTATTTTGGCGTTATTGGGCAGTCGCGTGCCGCCCGCGTTGAAAATATTCCTGATGGCGTTGGCAATCATTGACGATCTCGGCGCGATAGTCATCATTGCTCTGTTTTATACCTCCGATCTTTCCCTGGTATCCTTGAGCGTTGCCGCTGCAGCCATAGTTGTATTGGGGCTGATGAACCTGATGAATGTGCGTAATACCGGCCTCTATTTGATTGTAGGAATCGTGTTATGGACTGCAGTGTTGAAATCAGGGGTACATGCGACGCTGGCGGGTGTTGTGGTCGGCTTCCTGATTCCATTGGCTAAGAAGGATGGGCATTCTCCAGCCATTCATCTTGAGCATGCACTGCATCCTTGGGTGCGTTGGCTGATTTTACCGCTGTTTGCTTTTGCTAATGCCGGGGTCTCGCTAGACGGTGTTTCATTCGGGCACCTGTTTTCACTGTTACCGCTGGGCATCGTGGCGGGATTACTGATCGGTAAGCCTTTGGGGATTACGCTGTTCTGTTGGCTGGCGGTAAAAACCGGCTTGGCCAAACTGCCTGAAAAAACTGATTTGAAAGACATCGCCGCAGTCGGTGTGCTGTGCGGCATCGGTTTTACGATGTCGATCTTTATCGCCTCGCTGGCGTATGGCGACCACAATGCAGAACTTATTACGCTCGCGAAGCTTGGCATCCTGATGGGCTCGATACTCTCTGCTGTCTTGGGTTATCTGATTCTGTGGCGTCGTCTGGCAAACCGTGCAGCGTAA
- the rpsT gene encoding 30S ribosomal protein S20, protein MANIKSAKKRAVTSEKRRKHNASRRSMMRTFVKKVYAAIASGDKAAAQNAFNEMQPIVDRQAAKGLIHKNKAARYKANLTAQINKLA, encoded by the coding sequence TTGGCTAATATCAAATCAGCTAAGAAACGCGCCGTAACATCTGAGAAACGCCGTAAGCATAACGCTAGCCGCCGCTCTATGATGCGTACCTTCGTTAAGAAAGTATACGCGGCGATCGCTTCAGGCGACAAAGCTGCTGCGCAGAACGCATTCAACGAAATGCAACCAATCGTGGACCGTCAGGCTGCTAAAGGTCTGATCCACAAAAACAAAGCTGCCCGTTATAAAGCAAACTTAACGGCTCAGATCAACAAACTGGCTTAA